One stretch of Rhipicephalus sanguineus isolate Rsan-2018 chromosome 10, BIME_Rsan_1.4, whole genome shotgun sequence DNA includes these proteins:
- the LOC119372428 gene encoding uncharacterized protein LOC119372428, with product MPGCCCAPNCRSNYANGPRARVYRFPLEPARNAAWTKAVRRENFTPTKYTVVCEHHFLESDFVDSASYTDSMTGKVIEVPLKLRRLKPSAIPSVFPNCPAYLSRQETSARESPEEKRARLDAEALQKAIRLSEQSHEAEKKKNVIATFEDLLKAVGGLSLTDFWTKVVTQKQVLFLNFSDQGAPVVHRAVTVASDLSLAVYVGEMRLQNLGSAVLPTTISDLRVLHKVLCDVEDVTKDSTNNELELEILLKRVVALLEQLSSSALPHEWQVQVVKFVTQQLQLLLTKASTYPADFLVFCSLVYTISPHAYRFIRSTAKLKLPHPQTIRRICASYHASPSREQQEDSFLSYARRLASTLKDHERFVTLMMDEIHLQASFQYKGGYVTGAATNNENAAKTAYVFMIQSLLSSNKDVVHILPVAQIEAKQLHEFLDLLIRHLEDIGIRVVAVVSDNNSINRKAMSFFADPPKVSIVYKHPSDSSRPLFFILDAVHILKCIRNNWLNQRNCGRCIFFPNFTALSENPSVLTASFDTLCKLHEEEKNELLRLAPTLSFKSLNPSNLERQNVKLALRIFNSSTAAALRSTKVALEHKAGTLELINIVLTWWNVVNVKTPFKGQRLRDPFQEPISALQCHQIEFLNKIVDWLDHWQSLKHDAGQLTRETHMALRHTSHALVEVSTYCIEELRFKYVLLGKFQTDSLEDRFGRYRQLSGAQYHVSIRQIYESEQKLRLQKLLDLPNLDTIAPCIPTTDLKFLVKQFDVAVMDDDVKEKEKMLPAITYVAGYCAHAAVKKLACSSCQENLTVENRTIELEDDVLIANATRGGLKFPQAVVVNAVLTMEIVLDKLRSPKYASQFFACAKQKEVLVSLATSLVECNEELDFCDGGHSPELVLNYVLSAAANTLLNNLCKVQNNKLNESKAAKRNKVENKGSECKAAKRKLGTLQA from the exons ATGCCTGGGTGCTGCTGTGCACCGAACTGTCGGTCGAACTACGCTAATGGACCGCGAGCACGTGTGTACAGGTTTCCATTGGAACCCGCCCGAAATGCAGCGTGGACGAAGGCTGTGCGACGGGAAAACTTCACACCAACGAAGTACACTGTG GTCTGTGAGCACCACTTTCTTGAAAGTGACTTCGTAGATTCCGCCAGCTACACTGACAGCATGACTGGGAAAGTAATTGAAGTACCCCTCAAGCTGAGGCGCTTGAAGCCTTCTGCAATCCCAAGCGTTTTCCCTAATTGCCCTGCTTACTTGTCCCGCCAAGAAACTTCTGCACGCGAGAGCCCAGAAGAAAAGCGCGCTCGTCTAGACGCAGAagcgttgcagaaagcaatacGATTATCAGAGCAGTCTCACGaagcggaaaaaaagaagaatgtcatAGCCACTTTCGAAGACCTATTGAAAGCAGTAGGTGGTCTCTCTCTTACTGACTTCTGGACCAAGGTGGTCACCCAGAAACAAGTACTCTTCCTCAACTTCAGCGACCAAGGTGCCCCAGTTGTGCATCGTGCAGTGACAGTGGCATCCGACCTTTCTTTGGCAGTGTATGTTGGTGAAATGAGGTTACAAAACCTAGGTTCCGCTGTGCTTCCTACGACAATTTCTGACTTGAGAGTGCTTCACAAAGTTCTGTGCGATGTGGAAGATGTCACGAAGGATTCTACAAATAATGAACTCGAACTAGAGATTCTGCTGAAGCGCGTCGTGGCACTCCTGGAGCAACTGTCATCTTCAGCTCTCCCGCATGAGTGGCAAGTGCAAGTCGTCAAATTTGTGACACAGCAACTTCAACTTCTCCTCACTAAGGCGTCGACTTACCCAGCTGACTTTCTGGTGTTCTGCAGCCTTGTGTACACAATATCGCCGCACGCATACAGATTCATCAGGAGTACAGCAAAATTAAAGCTCCCACATCCACAGACAATAAGACGCATTTGTGCCTCTTACCATGCTAGCCCATCCAGAGAGCAACAAGAGGATTCATTCCTTTCTTACGCAAGGAGGCTGGCATCAACACTAAAAGACCATGAGCGCTTTGTGACGCTTATGATGGACGAGATCCACCTGCAGGCATCCTTTCAGTACAAGGGTGGTTATGTCACTGGTGCAGCGACAAACAATGAAAATGCGGCAAAGACAGCATACGTCTTCATGATACAAAGCTTGTTATCATCAAACAAGGATGTTGTGCATATACTCCCAGTAGCACAAATAGAAGCGAAACAGTTACATGAATTTCTTGATCTGCTGATCAGGCACCTAGAAGACATTGGGATACGAGTAGTTGCAGTGGTGTCTGACAACAACTCGATCAACCGAAAGGCTatgtcattttttgctgatcctCCCAAAGTGAGCATCGTATACAAGCACCCGTCAGACTCATCAAGACCCTTGTTTTTTATTCTGGATGCAGTGCATATATTAAAGTGCATCCGAAATAACTGGCTGAATCAGCGTAATTGTGGAAGGTGCATCTTCTTTCCCAATTTCACTGCCCTCTCGGAAAACCCATCTGTCTTGACAGCCTCGTTTGACACACTATGCAAATtgcatgaagaagaaaaaaatgagctTTTGCGACTAGCTCCAACTTTGTCCTTCAAGTCGCTGAATCCATCCAATCTAGAGCGACAAAATGTAAAGCTCGCACTGAGGATCTTCAACAGTTCAACTGCTGCAGCACTAAGAAGCACCAAAGTCGCACTTGAGCATAAAGCTGGTACACTGGAACTTATTAACATTGTTTTGACATGGTGGAATGTAGTCAATGTGAAGACGCCATTCAAAGGCCAGCGTCTCCGAGACCCATTTCAAGAACCAATAAGTGCACTGCAATGCCACCAAATTGAGTTTCTAAACAAGATTGTGGATTGGTTGGACCACTGGCAGAGCTTGAAGCATGATGCTGGCCAGTTAACTCGAGAAACGCACATGGCACTGCGACATACCTCACATGCCCTTGTGGAGGTGTCAACGTATTGCATTGAAGAACTTCGGTTCAAATATGTTTTGCTAGGAAAATTCCAAACCGACAGTTTGGAAGACAGGTTTGGCAGGTACAGGCAGCTGTCTGGTGCCCAGTATCACGTTTCGATACGTCAGATTTATGAATCCGAGCAGAAGCTGAGACTCCAGAAGCTACTTGATCTTCCCAACTTGGATACCATTGCACCTTGCATTCCTACCACTGATTTGAAATTCCTTGTTAAGCAGTTTGATGTTGCAGTGATGGACGATGAtgtgaaagagaaggagaaaatGCTACCAGCTATTACATATGTAGCAGGCTATTGTGCACATGCCGCAGTGAAGAAACTTGCCTGCTCTTCCTGCCAAGAAAACTTGACTGTTGAGAATCGGACCATAGAACTGGAAGATGATGTGCTGATAGCTAATGCAACGCGTGGTGGACTGAAATTTCCACAAGCGGTAGTAGTGAATGCCGTGCTCACAATGGAAATTGTCCTCGATAAGCTGAGAAGTCCGAAGTACGCatcacaattttttgcttgcgcaAAACAAAAAGAAGTGCTTGTAAGCCTCGCGACTTCTCTTGTTGAATGCAATGAAGAGTTGGATTTCTGCGATGGTGGCCACTCACCTGAACTTGTCTTAAACTATGTTCTCAGTGCTGCTGCCAACACTCTGCTGAATAATTTGTGCAAAGTTCAAAATAACAAGCTAAATGAAAGCAAGGCTGCAAAACGGAACAAAGTTGAAAATAAAGGAAGTGAATGCAAGGCTGCGAAGCGGAAGCTGGGTACTCTTCAAGCATAA